A section of the Sulfurihydrogenibium sp. genome encodes:
- a CDS encoding LysR family transcriptional regulator: MKIKHKVWIEKDDEIIMGMGREALLRAIKETGSITKAAEKVGLNYTKAMSYIKAMEERSGQKIIITFKGGTEKGGAKLTEFGEGLLKDFERIVKEYEKLRERLQKGLKRRKYLSMIAYPKKEENKDAE; this comes from the coding sequence ATGAAGATAAAACATAAAGTTTGGATTGAAAAAGATGACGAAATCATCATGGGAATGGGAAGAGAAGCTTTACTTAGAGCCATTAAAGAAACAGGCTCTATTACTAAGGCTGCTGAAAAAGTTGGACTTAATTACACAAAAGCTATGTCTTATATCAAAGCTATGGAAGAAAGGTCTGGACAAAAGATTATTATAACGTTTAAAGGTGGAACAGAAAAAGGTGGAGCAAAGCTAACAGAATTTGGCGAAGGACTGTTAAAAGATTTTGAAAGAATCGTAAAAGAGTATGAAAAATTAAGAGAAAGGCTTCAAAAAGGATTAAAAAGAAGAAAATACTTAAGTATGATAGCATATCCAAAGAAAGAGGAAAAT